The following are encoded in a window of Oncorhynchus keta strain PuntledgeMale-10-30-2019 chromosome 10, Oket_V2, whole genome shotgun sequence genomic DNA:
- the ddit3 gene encoding DNA damage-inducible transcript 3 protein isoform X2 — protein sequence MTAEWLHLPPPYPPGVGPLCGAELEAWYEDLQDILGSDGGGAKLARAPPCSEEPEFLDVLESCSLTWLTDGVGVGVGGEAWDGGEGVQRVTIPEEPPTHPPHHTSSNTSRPSPAEERPERQGDREGGRDGERGGSGGGGLLPPEFFELLNEGGVGMVETRGVGMVETGGIMVETGGVMVSGSHHHHHHQLHHHSDNVQQPESPSASEEENTCVPDSPSCSSSCSSSASPSTSLNCSPPSSPTSTSFSSSRQDKRKRGNSLSFPSSGSHSSSSSAKKSRREREQENERKVQELTDQNERLNAEIDRLGEEVQRTRRALIERLVNTRK from the exons ATGACTGCCGAGTGGCTTCACCTGCCCCCTCCGTACCCCCCAGGTGTGGGACCGCTGTGTGGTGCAGAGTTGGAGGCGTGGTATGAGGACCTGCAGGATATACTGGGATCAGACGGGGGCGGGGCCAAACTGGCGCGTGCCCCTCCCTGCTCTGAG GAGCCGGAGTTCCTAGATGTTCTGGAGAGCTGTTCCCTGACATGGCTGACAGACGGGGTGGGAGTGGGTGTCGGGGGCGAGGCGTGGGACGGAGGTGAGGGGGTCCAGAGGGTCACGATCCCAGAGGAGCCTCCTACCCATCCACCCCACCACACCTCCTCCAACACCTCCCGTCCGAGTCCAGCTGAAGAAAGGCCGGAGAGGcaaggggacagggagggagggagggatggagaaagaggtggCTCAGGAGGAGGGGGCCTGTTGCCCCCAGAGTTCTTTGAGTTGCTGAACGAGGGAGGGGTGGGCATGGTGGAGACCAGAGGGGTGGGCATGGTGGAGACAGGAGGGATCATGgtggagacaggaggggtcatgGTGAGCGGTagccaccaccatcatcatcatcagcttcATCATCACTCTGACAATGTCCAACAACCTGAGTCTCCCTCCGCCAGCGAGGAGGAAAACACCTGTGTCCCCGACTCTCcctcctgctcttcctcctgctcttcctccGCCTCTCCGTCTACCTCTCTCAActgctctcctccttcctctcctactAGCACCTCGTTCTCCTCGTCTCGGCAGGACAAACGCAAGAGGGGCAACTCTCTGTCCTTCCCTTCCTCCGGCTCacactcatcctcctcttctgcaaagaagagcaggagagagagggagcaggagaacgAGAGGAAGGTGCAGGAGCTGACAGATCAGAACGAGAGGTTGAACGCGGAGATagacagactgggagaggaggTGCAGAGGACACGTCGAGCCCTGATAGAGAGACTAGTTAACACCAGGaagtga
- the ddit3 gene encoding DNA damage-inducible transcript 3 protein isoform X1, whose amino-acid sequence MTAEWLHLPPPYPPGVGPLCGAELEAWYEDLQDILGSDGGGAKLARAPPCSEKEPEFLDVLESCSLTWLTDGVGVGVGGEAWDGGEGVQRVTIPEEPPTHPPHHTSSNTSRPSPAEERPERQGDREGGRDGERGGSGGGGLLPPEFFELLNEGGVGMVETRGVGMVETGGIMVETGGVMVSGSHHHHHHQLHHHSDNVQQPESPSASEEENTCVPDSPSCSSSCSSSASPSTSLNCSPPSSPTSTSFSSSRQDKRKRGNSLSFPSSGSHSSSSSAKKSRREREQENERKVQELTDQNERLNAEIDRLGEEVQRTRRALIERLVNTRK is encoded by the exons ATGACTGCCGAGTGGCTTCACCTGCCCCCTCCGTACCCCCCAGGTGTGGGACCGCTGTGTGGTGCAGAGTTGGAGGCGTGGTATGAGGACCTGCAGGATATACTGGGATCAGACGGGGGCGGGGCCAAACTGGCGCGTGCCCCTCCCTGCTCTGAG AAGGAGCCGGAGTTCCTAGATGTTCTGGAGAGCTGTTCCCTGACATGGCTGACAGACGGGGTGGGAGTGGGTGTCGGGGGCGAGGCGTGGGACGGAGGTGAGGGGGTCCAGAGGGTCACGATCCCAGAGGAGCCTCCTACCCATCCACCCCACCACACCTCCTCCAACACCTCCCGTCCGAGTCCAGCTGAAGAAAGGCCGGAGAGGcaaggggacagggagggagggagggatggagaaagaggtggCTCAGGAGGAGGGGGCCTGTTGCCCCCAGAGTTCTTTGAGTTGCTGAACGAGGGAGGGGTGGGCATGGTGGAGACCAGAGGGGTGGGCATGGTGGAGACAGGAGGGATCATGgtggagacaggaggggtcatgGTGAGCGGTagccaccaccatcatcatcatcagcttcATCATCACTCTGACAATGTCCAACAACCTGAGTCTCCCTCCGCCAGCGAGGAGGAAAACACCTGTGTCCCCGACTCTCcctcctgctcttcctcctgctcttcctccGCCTCTCCGTCTACCTCTCTCAActgctctcctccttcctctcctactAGCACCTCGTTCTCCTCGTCTCGGCAGGACAAACGCAAGAGGGGCAACTCTCTGTCCTTCCCTTCCTCCGGCTCacactcatcctcctcttctgcaaagaagagcaggagagagagggagcaggagaacgAGAGGAAGGTGCAGGAGCTGACAGATCAGAACGAGAGGTTGAACGCGGAGATagacagactgggagaggaggTGCAGAGGACACGTCGAGCCCTGATAGAGAGACTAGTTAACACCAGGaagtga